In Isoptericola variabilis 225, the genomic window CGAGATCCTCGACCGGCTGCAGCTGCCCCTCATGGTCACGGAGAACCGCGACCAGTACCGCACCGCGTACACGATCACGGTCGACGCCGCGACGGGCGTGGGCACGGGCATCTCCGCGGCCGACCGCACCCGCACCGCGCACGTGCTCGCCGACCCGGCGGCCCGCGCGTCGGACCTCACGCGCCCCGGCCACGTGCTGCCGCTGCGCGCCCGCCCCGGCGGCGTGCTCGAACGGCGCGGCCACACCGAGGCCGCCGTCGACCTCGCCCGGCTCGCCGGCCTGCCCGAGGCGGGCGTGCTCGCCGAGCTCACGCACGACGACGGCACGCTCATGCGCCTGCCCGCGCTCGTCGAGTTCGCCGCCGAGCACGACCTCGTGCTGATCTCGGTCGAAGAGCTCGCCGCGTACCGGCGCCGCACCGAGACGCTCGTCGAGCGGGTCGCCGCCACGCGGCTGCCCACCCGGCACGGCGACCTCACCGCCGTCGCGTACCGCGACGTGACCGACGGCGTCGAGCACGTCGCGCTCGTCGCGGGGCCGCTGCCCGCGCCGGGCGAGGCGGTCGGCGAGCCCGTCCTCGCCCGGGTGCACTCCGAGTGCCTCACGGGCGACGCGTTCGGCAGCGTCCGCTGCGACTGCGGGCCGCAGCTCGACGCCGCCCTCGACCGCATCGTCGCCGAGGGCCGCGGCGTCGTCGTCTACGTGCGGGGGCACGAGGGCCGCGGCATCGGCCTGGCCGCCAAGCTCGTCGCGTACGCGCTGCAGGACGCCGGGCGCGACACCGTCGACGCCAACCTCGAGCAGGGCCTGCCCGCCGACGCCCGCGAGTACACCGTCGCCGCGCAGATCCTGCGCGACCTCGGCATGCCGACCGTGCGCCTGCTGACCAACAACCCCGCCAAGGTCACCGGGCTCGAGGCCGGGGGAGCGACCGTCGTCGAGCGCCTGCCCCTCGCGCTACCGCCCGACCCGCGGCACCTGGCCTACCTGCGCACCAAGCGCGACCGCATGGGCCACGACCTGCCTCACCTCGAGGCACCCGTACCCGCTGCCGAACCCACTCAGGGAGAGACCATGGACGCACGCCTGGCCGCCGTCGCGACGCTCGAGGCGACCCGATGAGCGGCGCCGGCGCCCCGCAGTCGGAGCCGGTCGACTGCTCCGACCTGCGCGTCGCGATCGTCGCCGCGAGCTGGCACCAGAGGGTCATGGACGGCCTGCTCGACGGCGCGCTGCGCGCGTGCGCCGAGCACCGCGTCGTCGAGCCGCGCGTCGTACGCGTGCCCGGCTCGTTCGAGCTGCCCGTCGCCGCGCAGGCGCTCGCGGCCGCCGGGTACGACGCGGTCGTGGCGCTCGGTGTCGTCATCCGCGGCGGCACGCCGCACTTCGACTACGTGTGCGCCGCCGCGACCGATGGCCTGACGCGCGTCGCACTCGACCACACGGTGCCCGTGGGCTTCGGTCTGCTGACGTGCGACGACGAGGCGCAGGCCCTTGACCGCGCGGGCCTCGAGGGCTCCCGCGAGGACAAGGGGCACGAGGCCGCGTCCGCCGCGCTGGCCACCGCGCGCGTGCTGCGCGACGTCCGCGCGGCGTGACCTCGCCGGGCGGCCCTGCGTTCGGAGCAGCGCCTGACCTGGGGTAGTATTTCGGTCGGCCCTGCGGGGCTGGACGGCTTCGTCGGTGTGCCCGACGAGCCGCTCGGGCTGTGGCGCAGCTTGGTAGCGCACTTGACTGGGGGTCAAGGGGTCGCAGGTTCAAATCCTGTCAGCCCGACCATGTGATGTCTCAGGACATCGGAATGGCCGGACCTACGAAGTCGTAGGTCTGGCCGTTCGTCGTTTCGGGGCCCTGCGTCTGAGTCGTGATGGTGGCGCGGGTGACCGCGGCGTCGTACGGTCGGCGTGCCCCGACCCCTGCGCAGCGAGGAAGAGCCGAGACCCATGGAAGCCGTACCGTCCGAGGGGCTGGCCCCGCTGCTGGAGGGCCGTGAGCCGGCGCAGGTGCGCGAGCTCGTCTCGCAGGTGCGGCGCCTCGTGCTGACGTACAAGTTCGGCATCGACGAGATCATGACCAAGGTCTCGATCCTGCGCGACCGTGCAGCTTCGCCTCAAACATCTACACGGTGCGCGACATGCTGGCCCGCCAGACGGACCTGACGATCCTGGAGGAGAAGGACTACATCGCCTCTCCGAAGCCCAACGGGTACAAGTCGTTGCACCTCATCGTGCAGGTGCCCGTGTTCCTGTCCGACCGGGTCGAGCACGTTGTCGTGGAGGTCCAGCTCCGGACGATCGCGATGGACTTCTGGGCCAGCCTGGAGCACAAGATCTACTACAAGTACGACCGCGAGGTCCCCCGGCACCTGACGGACGCGCTCAAGCTCGCCGCCGACGTGGCCGCTGCGCTGGACTCGTCGATGGAGCGCATCCACGACGAGGTCAAGGAGGAGTCGGGAGGATGACCGCGGCCGGGTGAAGGCCGCCCCGCACCGTATCCAGACGGCGCGCCCGCGTCTCCCTCCTGGTGACGACCCACGACGACGCGGACCCGGGAGGTCATCATGGATCACGACCACGCAGGCACCGAGACGCTCGAGGACGCCTCGCCGGACACGCGGGCGCTCGACGGCCTCGTCGACGTGGACCTCGTCCGTCGTCTCGGCCTTGACCAGATCCTGCTGCCGCGTCGGGCCGTGAGCGGCACCTACCGCAGCGCCACGCCGCGCGGGTCGGGGAAGATCCTCGAGGTGCGGGTCGACGTCGACGGCTCCCGCCCGCAGCAGCGCGTCAGCGGCGACGTGTGGTCCCACGTGCGCTTCCTCTGGTTCGACTTCACGTACTACGTCGAGTCGTTCGTCGTCGAGAACCCGGTCGTCACCACGACGACCGCGGACGTCGTCGTCCGCGGGACGATCGCCGTCTACGGCAAGCCGGGGCGCACCGGTGAGACGCTCCACGTGCACGTCCCGCGCGTGCGGATCTTCAGCCCGGCGCCCCCGGCGTGCGTGCGCTGGACGGTGCGGGGCGTCACCGACGTCTACGCCTGCCCCAAGATCTCCGACTACTTCCGCACCGCGACGCTCGAGGTCGACCGGCTCCAGGGCACCACGTTCCCGCCGCAGATCAACCCCACGATCGCGCCGTCTCCGACCGGCCTGCCCGCGACCGTGAGCGTGCGCGAGGTGTTCCAGCGCTCCGGCATCGACCTGACCGTGACGCACGACGACGTGCTCACCGACACGGACAGCGACGACGCCGGCACCAACTGGAGCGAGGTCGAGCTGCACGACCTCATGGAGACCCGGTTCGACAGCTTCGCGAACACGCTGCAGTGGCGCATGTACGGCGTCGTCGTGCCGCGCTTCGGCAACCCCGGGTACAGCTCGGGGTACTACGGCGTGATGTTCGACTGGGGTGGGTACCAGTCGGGCGACACCTTCCTGCGGCAGGGCTGCGCGATAGCCGAGGACGCGATCCGCGGTCGCGCCGGCACGCTGTACGACACCGCGGCCGAGGAGGACCGGCTCCTGCTGCAGACGTTCGTCCACGAGGTCGGGCACACGTGGAACCTGCCCCACTCCTGGCAGCGCACCGACGCGCCGAGCAGCGCGTCGACGTCGTTCATGAACTACCCGTGGGGCTACACGGGCGGCACCGGCGGCGAGACGGCGTTCTGGACCGACTTCGCCTGGCGCTTCGACGACGTCGAGCTGGTCTGGATGCGCCACGCCGACCGCAACGACGTCATCTTCGGCGGGCGGGACTGGATCGGGAGCAACCTCAGCCACCTGCTGGACCCCGCCATGGAGGTGCCCGACGGCGGTGCCCCGGTGCGGGTCGAGCTCAACGGGCCGGCGCTCGTCGACATGGCGCAGCCCGTGCACGTCACCGTGTCCGTGGTCAACGACGGACCCGAGCCGATCGAGGTGCCCCGCGACCTGTCGCCCGAGGCGGGCACGCTGCTGGTGCTCGTCGAGCGTCCCGACGGGGAGGTCGTCGAGCACCGGGCCCCGGTGCACCGGACGGTCGCGCCCGAGGACACGGTCACGGTCGAGCCCGGCACGCGCCACGAGGCGTCCGTGCTGCTGTCGTTCGCGGCGACCGGCCCGCAGCTCGTCGAGCCCGGGCAGTACCGCGTGCGCGCGCTGCTCACGCTCGGCCCGGACGTCGCGCTGCCGTCGAACCCGCTGCGCATCCGGGTCGCGCACCCCACCGAGCGGGCCGAGGAGGAGCTGACCGAGCTCGTCACCCGCCGCGACGTCGCCCAGTTCCTCTACTTCGGCGGGTCGGTCCGCCGTCCGGACCTCGCCGACGTGCTCCTCGAGGCGGCCGACCGCTTCGAGAAGGCCAGCCCCGCCACCGCCGTCGAGCTGCGTGCCGCCGTCGGCCTGCACGCGGCCCGCGCCGCCAAGACCGTGGACGTGGTCCGCGGAGAGCGCCGCGTCGTCACGCGCGCGGCCGACCTCGACACGGCGAGCGCCCAGCTCCGAGCCGTCGAGGACGGTCTGCGGCGCAAGGCCGTGGGCCCGGCGGCCGCCGACGCGCTGCGGGAGCGCATCGCCACGGCCCGAGCCGTCGCGGGCGCGGAGTCGCTCGGCCGCCCGCAGGCAGCGAAGCGCGGGGAGGGCCGCGGGACGCGGTGAGGGGCCATGGACGTCGAGACCGCCCGGAGCCAGCCGATCCTCGAGCTGCGCGTCCACGGGGTGTCGAACACCCCGCCCGAGGGCATGCTCGACCTCGACCCGGACGAGGTCGAGCGCGCTGACGGCGACGGGCTCGGCTCCTTCTGGGCGCCCACGGCGGAGGCCGAGGCGCGCGGGCGTGCCGCCGCTCCGGGCACCTTGCGGCACATCCCGCCGGGGGTGCGCCGGGAGGCGTACTCGTGGGGTGCGATGGCCCGCATCGGCGGCGTCCCGGGCGGACGGGTCCTCGGCGCCGTGGCGCGCGTGGCCGTGCGGGCCGCGTGGGCGCTGCTCACACCGCTCGGCCTGGCCAACGTGGCGTACTGGGCCCGGCCCGTCCACGACCCGCGTCGGCCGGGAGCGGCAGGACCCGAGCCGACGGCCGCGGCGACCCGGGTGTTCGCGCTCCTGCTCACGCTGCTGCTCACGGCCGCGGTCACGACCGCCGCGATCGACACGCTCGGGACGCAGTGCATGCGGCAGGCGCGCCGGCTCGCGGGCGCCGTCGTCGTCGACGTGTGCGCCCGCGTGCCGGAACAGCTGTACTGGCTCGCCCGGTGGGACCACGGCCCGCGCACCGGTCTGCTGTCGGCCGTGCCGGTGGTGGTGATCGTCGCGCTCGTCCTCGTGGCGCAGAGCGCACGCGTGCGGTTCGACGGACGCGTCTCGACCGTCCGGGGCGGCGCCGTGCCCGGGGCGCGCCCAGGCCAGAGCGGCCTGCTGCTCCACCGGCCCGGCTTCTGGGTGCGCAAGGACGCCGGCGCCGACCTCCTGCTCGTCCACCTCGGTGCGGCCGTCGCGCTGGTGGCCCTCCTCGTGTCCTGGACGGCCCGCCCCGGCGCGACGCAACGCGTCGTCGCGGCGTGCGCGGCGGTCGTCCTCGGGGTCGCCGTCGTGCTCGTCGCGCTGCGCACGGACGACAACGGCGTCGAGGTCGGCCACCCCGTCCCGGCCGGCGGCCACCCCGAGGACCCGCCCACCGGCCCTCCGACCCGGCACGGCGGGGTCCGCAGCGTCCTCGCCGCCGGCGTGGCAGGGCTCGGCGTCGCCGCCTGGGTCGCCGCGTGGGTCGCGGCGGCCGACCGGGCCGGCGTCGTCCCCGACCACGTCGGCGTCGACGCCGCACCGTCCGTCCTCGGGACCGCGCTGGCCGCGATCGCGACCTCCGGGCTCGTCTGGCGCTACGGTGCCTGGGCCCGCGTGTGGTGGGCGGTCCCGGTGGTCGCGACGGCGGCGGTGGGCGCCGTCGTCCTCGGCGCCCCGGACGCCTGGACCACCCCGCTGGTCGTCACCGCGATCGTGGCGCTGGCCGTGCCCGCCGCGGCGGCCCTCGTCGCCTGGGTCCAGAACCTGCGCCCTCACGAAGGCTGGGACGGCGCCGGCCCCGGGGTGTTCCTGCTCCTGTCGGCGGCGGGCGCGGCCGTCCTCTCCGCGCTCGTGGTCCTCGGCGTGCAGTGGTGGCTGCGCGGGAGCAGCGCGCGCCAGCTCGCGCTCGACCCCGTCGAGCCCGGGCTCACCGTGCCCGTCCTGCGCCGCATCGACGCACCGGTCACCGTCGACGTGCCCCCGGCCTACACGGAGTTCGGCGCGTGGTCGGTCGTGATCCTGCTCGTCTTCGTCGTCATGGGGGTCATGGTCCTGGGCCCCGCCCTGTACGAGTGGGCGCGGCGGGCGTGCCGCTGGGTCCCCGTCGCACCACGCACCTGCGGCGACCTCGACGGGCCCTCCGGCTGGGCGTTCCGCGAGATCCGCGACGGCGAGTTCGAGGAGACCGACGGCCGGCGCCACCACCGCGACGGGCACCAGCCGGTCGACAGCGACATGTCCGTCGTCGTGCGGCGCGTGCAGCGGGCGCGACGCCTGGCCGCGCTGCTGCACCGGGCCGAGGCGGCGGTCGGCGGGCTCGCCGTCGCGTCGTGGGTGGCGCTCGCGGCCGCCATCGCGTGGCGGGTGCCGGGCGAGCCCGACGCCGCAGGCTTCTTCGTGCTCCCGCAGTGGTCGCTCGGCATCACGGTCCCCGTGCTCGGCGCGGTCGCCGCGGGCATCGTCGGCGGTGCCGTCGCCGGAGGGGCCGGGAACCTGGCGCGCCCGTTCGGCATCCTGTGGGACCTCATGGGGTTCCTTCCGCGCAGCGCGCACCCGTTCGGGCCGCCGAGCTACGCCGAGCGCGCCGTCCCCGAGCTGCGCGCGCGGGTCGACGGGTGGCTGAGCGGAGCGGACCTCCCCGCGTACGACGACGCCACGCGCGCACGCCGCAGGACGGTGGCCCGCGATCGCCGGGTGGTGCTCTCGGCGCACTCGCTCGGTGCCGTGATCGCCGCGGCGGTCCTGCTGATCCGGCACGGCAACCCCGTCGACGACCGGGACGCGCGGCTGCCCGGGCGCGTCGGGCTGCTCACCTACGGCGTGCAGCTGCGCCCGTACTTCTCCCGGTTCTTCCCCGAGCTGCTCGGACCCCGGGTGCTCGGCGTGCCCTGGTGCGGGCGGCCGGCATGGAGGGGCGACCCCTGGCGCTGGGAGCAGCCGCCCGCGAGGGCGGCGCTCGCGAACCCCGCGGGGACGTCCCCGGAGCCGACGTCGCTCCACGAGATCCTGCGCGAGGGCAGCGACGGCCGCCGCAAGGTTCCCGCGTGGGTCAACCTCTGGCGTCGTACGGACTTCCTCGGCTTCCCGGCGGTCGGCTACGGCTGGAACCCCGTGGACCGCGGGGCCGAGGAGGTCGACCGCGGGTCCTACCTCTTCGCCGTGGCCAGCCACAGCGCCTACCCGCGCACGCTCGCGTACCAGCGGGCGCTGCAGGAGGTGGTCGACCGGCTCGACGACCGCGAGTGGCTCGACTCGTACCCCACCCTGTGCGAGACGGCGGCCTGGTGGCGTCCCGCACCGGCGGCCGACGCCGGCACGCCGCTCGCCGAGGCGCAGCCGTGGCGGCCGGTCGTCGCCGGGTCCCCGGGGGGATACTGAGCCATGGCGGTGGCGTCGGGCGAGGTCGTGGCCGTGGTCGGCGCCACGGGCCGGCAGGGCTCGGCCGTCGTGCGTCACCTGCTGCGGGACGGCTGGCGCGTGCGGGCGCTGACGCGCGACCCGTCCGGCACGGCCGCCCGAACCCTCCACGACCTCGGGGCCGAGGTCGTGCGCGCCGACACCGAGGCCGAGGTCCGCCAGGGACGCAACGTCGCGGGCGGTGGCGCGAGCCGGGGTGCGGCACGTCGCGCACGTCGCGGCCGGCGTCCTTGAGCTTGTCGCCGGACTGCTTGAGCTCGGCCTGCGACTCCTCGCGGCGGCCCTCGGCCTCGGTGCTCTCGTCGTCCGTGGCCTCGCCCCAGGCCTTCTTCGCCTTGCCCTTGGCCTCCTCGGCCTGGTGCTTCATCTTGTCGCCGAAGCTCATGGCGCATCCCCTTCCCAGTCGGTACGTCCACGCTACGGACGGCCCCGGCCGCTCGCAGGGCGGGTCAGGCGATCGCGGCGAGCAGCTCCGCGCACGCGGCCCCGCACCGGCGGCAGCACTCGGCGCACACCCGGCAGTGCTCGTGCATGCCGGCGTGCGCCTCGCACTCGTCGGCGCACGCACGGCACGCCGCGACGCAGGCCTCGAGCTGGGCGCGGGCGACGGTGGCGTCGTAGGCCGTGCGCCTCGACAGGACGCGTGCCGTCGTCGCGCACACGTCGGCGCAGTCGAGGTCCGTGCGGATGCACGTGCGCAGGTCCGCTACCATCTCCTCGCCCAGGCAGGCGTCGGCGCACGCCGTGCACGCCTGGGAGCACTCGACGAGCGTGTCGACGACGCGGGCCAGCAGCTCGCGGTCGACGTCCGTCGGCGCCGGGTGGGCGTCGAGCATCGCGGCGGTCTTCATGGGCGTCCTCCGATCGACGTGGTGTCGCCTCGACGGTAGGCACGCCCCGGTCGCGCTCGCAGGGCCTCAGAGCACCCCGAACCCGCTCTCGCCGGCCGGCGGCACGTCGGTCACCTCGACGTCGGTCACCTGCGCGGCGGCCGGGCCGGTGCGCAGGACGTCGAGCACGGCGGCGACCGCCGCGTCGTCGCCCTCGACCTCGGCCTCGACGGTCCCGTCGGAGCGGTTGCGGACCCAGCCGGCGGCGCCGGCGCGGCGGGCGGCCTCGAGCACGGACCAGCGGAAGCCGACGCCCTGGACCCGGCCGTGCACGACGGCGCG contains:
- a CDS encoding acylphosphatase, whose translation is MTRRVRAVVHGRVQGVGFRWSVLEAARRAGAAGWVRNRSDGTVEAEVEGDDAAVAAVLDVLRTGPAAAQVTDVEVTDVPPAGESGFGVL
- a CDS encoding bifunctional 3,4-dihydroxy-2-butanone-4-phosphate synthase/GTP cyclohydrolase II; the encoded protein is MSPHGPDAQARVERAIADVAAGRPVVVVDDHDRENEGDLILAAATVTPETMAFTIRYTSGLICVPASGEILDRLQLPLMVTENRDQYRTAYTITVDAATGVGTGISAADRTRTAHVLADPAARASDLTRPGHVLPLRARPGGVLERRGHTEAAVDLARLAGLPEAGVLAELTHDDGTLMRLPALVEFAAEHDLVLISVEELAAYRRRTETLVERVAATRLPTRHGDLTAVAYRDVTDGVEHVALVAGPLPAPGEAVGEPVLARVHSECLTGDAFGSVRCDCGPQLDAALDRIVAEGRGVVVYVRGHEGRGIGLAAKLVAYALQDAGRDTVDANLEQGLPADAREYTVAAQILRDLGMPTVRLLTNNPAKVTGLEAGGATVVERLPLALPPDPRHLAYLRTKRDRMGHDLPHLEAPVPAAEPTQGETMDARLAAVATLEATR
- a CDS encoding GTP pyrophosphokinase family protein; translated protein: MLARQTDLTILEEKDYIASPKPNGYKSLHLIVQVPVFLSDRVEHVVVEVQLRTIAMDFWASLEHKIYYKYDREVPRHLTDALKLAADVAAALDSSMERIHDEVKEESGG
- a CDS encoding NmrA family NAD(P)-binding protein gives rise to the protein MAVASGEVVAVVGATGRQGSAVVRHLLRDGWRVRALTRDPSGTAARTLHDLGAEVVRADTEAEVRQGRNVAGGGASRGAARRARRGRRP
- a CDS encoding four-helix bundle copper-binding protein encodes the protein MKTAAMLDAHPAPTDVDRELLARVVDTLVECSQACTACADACLGEEMVADLRTCIRTDLDCADVCATTARVLSRRTAYDATVARAQLEACVAACRACADECEAHAGMHEHCRVCAECCRRCGAACAELLAAIA
- the ribH gene encoding 6,7-dimethyl-8-ribityllumazine synthase: MSGAGAPQSEPVDCSDLRVAIVAASWHQRVMDGLLDGALRACAEHRVVEPRVVRVPGSFELPVAAQALAAAGYDAVVALGVVIRGGTPHFDYVCAAATDGLTRVALDHTVPVGFGLLTCDDEAQALDRAGLEGSREDKGHEAASAALATARVLRDVRAA